Proteins co-encoded in one Desulfobacterales bacterium genomic window:
- a CDS encoding TonB-dependent receptor yields MKKRIQAALALFIMAAPALAPAEQEQGKAVPEATLAEVVVTATRSEEDIKKIPAKVEVIDSRTVELTVGATITEQLKKNSSINVIEYPGTLAGIGIRGFRPEFSGITKHSLTLINGRPAGASNLATILSDNIERIEILKGPASSLYGGEAMGGVVNIITRKNTGELTGMAEIGFGSFATNFQKAAMGGGLGQWFDFDFSAGRHEQAGDFKMGNGEYRANTSYKTQNSTLRLGADLNDTWRLDASGDLYQGRDIENPGDIFNRDAKSGHKDIDRYGLDLRLGGEFGRDNRLSLTAYKTNETSESYKHYTGWFIPVQVAPYRSYDSETDWIGFQVKDEYTWAGHRFIVGFDYQNIDKVSRSYNQDGTRKAPWSPDEGRENRAGYLETIWSLMDERLTATLGGRYDTFVVETRPTPYKTDFTPNSESFSTFSPRAGLNYNLDRGIRLHTTIGKAFVPPSAAQLAGYATRVVSGVTMITKGNPALDPENSTTYDFGLGYDRPEWGLSLDLTYFHTDVADKITRVTIGNTTTYENSLGAEMAGLETELSFDLGTPLDWDRSLSFFVNSTHMFKAEEEQPGGGMRDIHNVARYTVNYGIRYDDGMFDGKLHCRGQGPMKDTDWNAAGYPEVEYPSFTVVDLVVGVKFLEHHHLTLTMENLFDKDYYEKKGFPKPGRALYAGYRYEF; encoded by the coding sequence ATGAAAAAGAGAATCCAGGCCGCCCTGGCCCTGTTCATCATGGCCGCGCCCGCCCTGGCCCCGGCGGAACAGGAACAAGGCAAAGCGGTCCCGGAAGCAACCCTGGCCGAGGTGGTGGTCACCGCCACCCGCAGCGAGGAGGATATCAAAAAAATCCCAGCCAAGGTCGAGGTGATCGACAGCCGGACCGTGGAGCTGACCGTTGGCGCAACGATCACCGAGCAACTGAAAAAAAACAGCTCCATCAACGTTATCGAATATCCCGGCACCCTGGCCGGTATCGGTATCCGCGGGTTCCGGCCGGAGTTCTCCGGGATCACCAAACACTCCCTGACGCTCATCAACGGCCGCCCGGCCGGGGCCAGCAATCTCGCCACTATTCTCTCGGACAATATCGAACGGATCGAGATATTAAAGGGCCCGGCATCGTCGCTTTACGGCGGTGAGGCCATGGGCGGGGTGGTCAATATCATTACCAGGAAAAACACCGGCGAGTTGACCGGCATGGCTGAGATCGGTTTCGGCTCCTTTGCGACCAACTTCCAGAAGGCGGCCATGGGCGGCGGCCTGGGCCAATGGTTTGATTTTGATTTCTCTGCCGGCCGCCATGAACAGGCCGGTGACTTCAAGATGGGCAATGGCGAGTATCGAGCCAATACCAGCTACAAAACGCAGAACAGCACCCTGCGCCTGGGCGCCGATCTGAATGATACCTGGCGGCTCGATGCAAGCGGCGACCTCTACCAGGGCCGTGATATTGAAAACCCCGGCGATATCTTTAACAGGGACGCCAAATCAGGGCATAAGGACATTGACCGTTACGGCCTGGACCTGCGCCTGGGGGGCGAGTTCGGCCGGGACAACCGGCTCAGCCTTACCGCCTACAAGACCAACGAAACCTCGGAATCCTATAAGCACTATACCGGCTGGTTCATCCCGGTCCAGGTTGCTCCCTACCGGAGTTATGACTCTGAAACCGACTGGATCGGGTTCCAGGTAAAGGATGAATACACCTGGGCCGGCCATCGCTTTATTGTCGGGTTCGATTACCAGAATATCGACAAGGTCAGCAGGAGCTATAACCAGGACGGCACCAGAAAGGCCCCCTGGTCCCCTGACGAGGGCCGGGAAAACCGGGCCGGCTACCTGGAAACCATCTGGAGTTTAATGGATGAACGGCTCACCGCCACGCTGGGCGGCCGCTACGATACCTTTGTGGTGGAGACCAGGCCAACCCCCTACAAGACCGACTTTACGCCAAACTCCGAGAGTTTTTCCACCTTCAGCCCCCGGGCCGGGCTGAACTACAACCTTGACCGGGGAATCCGGCTGCACACCACCATCGGCAAGGCCTTTGTACCGCCCTCCGCGGCCCAACTCGCCGGCTATGCAACCCGGGTGGTCAGCGGGGTGACCATGATTACCAAGGGCAATCCGGCCCTTGATCCGGAGAACTCCACAACCTATGACTTCGGGCTGGGCTACGACCGGCCCGAATGGGGGCTTTCCCTGGATCTCACCTATTTCCATACCGATGTTGCCGACAAGATCACCAGGGTGACGATCGGCAATACCACTACTTATGAGAACAGCCTCGGCGCGGAAATGGCCGGCCTGGAAACCGAACTTTCTTTTGATCTGGGCACGCCCCTTGACTGGGACCGGTCCCTGTCATTCTTTGTCAACTCCACCCATATGTTCAAGGCTGAAGAGGAACAGCCCGGCGGCGGCATGCGGGACATCCATAATGTGGCCAGATACACGGTCAACTACGGCATCCGCTATGATGACGGCATGTTCGACGGCAAGCTGCACTGCCGCGGCCAGGGGCCGATGAAGGATACCGACTGGAACGCGGCCGGCTATCCGGAGGTGGAGTACCCCTCCTTCACCGTGGTGGACCTGGTGGTTGGCGTCAAGTTCCTCGAACACCACCACCTCACCCTGACGATGGAGAACCTCTTTGACAAGGATTATTACGAGAAAAAGGGCTTTCCCAAGCCGGGCCGCGCCCTTTATGCCGGCTACCGTTACGAGTTTTAG
- a CDS encoding MotA/TolQ/ExbB proton channel family protein, with translation MDIMALLKSFIYVAASSLLLPVLLLLSILTVGLVIYSGSFAGLWLGRSRLPRQVDVINSLKHRTFSDFPAPVRRFGKRLVEIKEWDRAGIGALNLLRETEHQLWKSLDRLKMLIRIGPGLGLIGTLIPMGTGLASLGQGDLSRLSGDLVIAFTTTVVGMALGLVSYFFFTIQRRWVEEDVKNMELICELEIGDQK, from the coding sequence ATGGACATAATGGCCCTGCTGAAATCATTTATCTATGTCGCGGCCTCGTCCCTGCTGCTGCCGGTGCTGCTGCTGCTATCGATACTCACCGTGGGGCTGGTCATCTACAGCGGCAGTTTTGCCGGGCTATGGCTCGGGCGAAGCCGGCTGCCCCGGCAGGTTGATGTGATCAACTCCCTCAAACACCGGACTTTCAGCGATTTCCCGGCCCCGGTCCGCCGTTTCGGCAAGCGGCTTGTTGAGATCAAGGAGTGGGACCGGGCCGGGATTGGCGCCTTGAACCTGCTGCGGGAGACCGAACATCAACTGTGGAAATCCCTTGACCGCTTGAAGATGCTCATCCGGATCGGCCCGGGCCTCGGCCTGATCGGCACCCTGATCCCCATGGGCACCGGCCTGGCCTCCCTGGGCCAGGGCGATCTCAGCCGTCTTTCCGGCGATCTGGTCATCGCCTTTACCACCACGGTGGTGGGCATGGCCCTGGGGCTGGTCAGCTATTTCTTCTTCACCATCCAGCGCCGCTGGGTGGAGGAAGACGTCAAAAACATGGAGCTGATCTGTGAGTTGGAAATCGGAGATCAGAAATGA
- a CDS encoding TonB-dependent receptor, with protein MKKFLPALLIVFALGAPGFAGSARADDRGEIITAEQIRAMKVTRIADLLNRLPGINATDGSVSIRGSVKVKVFLDGRPINDRVSSHGGVHFDLVSLENVAAIEIIRGKGALQYGDDASAGVILITTRKEMGHGGNIKGWLGSGATRRLRTNIHLQQGGWAAGMTLGYTSTAGFVTNDDLKKRQAGLRGEYGFAKGRLGLTLDFTEEEYGLPGRVEFPSPSYRRKKKMYAISVPASFRGLTANTFYNDSRRENRDPDRGIDTFMKVREAGQDISGSRENRLGAWRYGGNFRWGEARSSGFGTEEESSLSLFGQYRYTLSRIPLTSTIGLRLNSYSGFAATVNPELKLGRQEEDWALAISYSRANNAPTFYQRYDQTPTKDPNPGLGMETSDNFDLDWSLSCWPPLNLSGSFFYNLLTDKISFVLNNAGKGQYENFGRVVRRGAELQLTATPLVDVNFSLSYTWLDATNEDTGNTLSASPRHRATAEASWQHDNLAIIGQLVYTSQQYTRSDNSTAVPEVLLANIRGEYSFQQIDLFAEVKNIADRSHVNGTGYQGDPRTWLTGLNYRF; from the coding sequence TTGAAGAAATTCTTGCCGGCCCTGCTCATTGTTTTCGCTCTCGGAGCCCCTGGTTTTGCCGGGTCCGCCCGGGCCGATGACAGGGGAGAGATCATTACCGCCGAGCAGATCCGGGCCATGAAGGTCACCAGGATCGCTGATCTCCTGAACCGTTTACCAGGTATCAATGCCACGGACGGTTCGGTTTCCATCCGCGGCTCGGTAAAGGTCAAGGTGTTTCTTGACGGCCGGCCCATTAATGATCGGGTCTCTTCCCATGGCGGCGTTCATTTTGACCTGGTGTCACTGGAAAATGTCGCCGCCATTGAGATCATCCGCGGCAAGGGGGCCCTGCAATATGGCGATGATGCCAGTGCAGGGGTCATTCTCATCACCACCCGGAAAGAGATGGGGCATGGCGGCAATATCAAGGGCTGGCTGGGCAGTGGCGCCACCCGCCGCCTCCGGACCAACATCCATCTGCAACAGGGCGGCTGGGCCGCCGGGATGACCCTGGGTTATACCTCCACGGCCGGCTTTGTCACCAATGATGACCTGAAGAAGAGACAGGCCGGTTTGCGCGGCGAATACGGTTTTGCCAAGGGCCGCCTTGGCCTGACCCTGGATTTTACCGAGGAAGAGTATGGCCTGCCGGGCCGGGTCGAGTTCCCATCCCCCAGTTACCGCAGAAAAAAGAAGATGTACGCCATCTCTGTGCCAGCCTCTTTCAGAGGGTTGACCGCCAACACCTTTTATAATGATTCGCGCCGGGAAAACCGCGACCCGGACCGTGGGATCGACACCTTTATGAAGGTGCGCGAGGCGGGCCAGGATATCAGCGGCAGCCGGGAAAACCGCCTTGGCGCATGGCGATATGGCGGCAATTTCCGCTGGGGTGAAGCCAGGAGCAGTGGCTTTGGCACGGAAGAGGAGTCTTCCCTGTCGCTTTTCGGGCAATACCGCTATACGCTCTCCCGAATTCCCCTGACCAGCACCATTGGTCTGCGCCTGAACAGCTACTCCGGGTTCGCCGCCACGGTGAACCCGGAGCTGAAACTGGGCCGGCAGGAGGAGGACTGGGCACTGGCCATCTCCTACAGCCGGGCCAATAACGCGCCGACCTTTTATCAACGCTACGACCAGACTCCCACCAAGGACCCCAACCCCGGTCTCGGCATGGAGACCTCGGACAATTTCGACCTTGATTGGTCCCTCTCCTGTTGGCCGCCCCTCAACCTGTCCGGTTCCTTTTTCTATAACCTGCTCACCGATAAGATCAGCTTTGTGCTGAACAACGCCGGCAAGGGGCAATATGAGAATTTCGGCCGGGTGGTGCGCCGGGGCGCGGAACTGCAGCTCACCGCCACTCCCCTTGTTGATGTCAATTTCTCCCTGTCCTACACCTGGCTTGACGCCACCAACGAGGACACCGGCAACACCCTTAGCGCCAGCCCGCGACACCGGGCCACTGCAGAGGCAAGCTGGCAGCATGACAACCTCGCCATCATCGGCCAGCTGGTCTACACCTCCCAACAGTATACCCGTTCGGACAACAGCACGGCAGTGCCGGAAGTCCTGTTGGCCAACATCCGTGGAGAATACAGCTTCCAGCAAATCGACCTCTTTGCCGAGGTCAAAAATATTGCCGACCGCTCCCATGTCAACGGCACCGGCTACCAGGGCGATCCGCGCACCTGGCTCACCGGACTCAACTACAGGTTCTGA
- a CDS encoding DUF2149 domain-containing protein, translating to MKYLQRRQNRGTGLSDNDPLTGVANLFDLGLVFIVGLLLALFGAYHLEDLFKEDSEVTITKQSANGDMEIIIKKGKKIEAMKVTKEKAKGKGRRLGTAYRLEDGSMVYVPEPEDGSQRSGDR from the coding sequence ATGAAATATTTGCAGCGCCGCCAGAACCGCGGCACCGGCCTGTCGGACAACGATCCCTTGACCGGGGTGGCCAACCTCTTTGACCTGGGGCTGGTCTTTATTGTCGGCCTGCTGCTGGCCCTGTTCGGCGCCTACCATCTGGAGGATCTCTTCAAAGAGGACTCCGAGGTGACCATCACCAAGCAGTCGGCCAACGGCGACATGGAGATCATTATCAAAAAAGGTAAAAAGATCGAGGCGATGAAGGTTACCAAGGAAAAGGCAAAGGGCAAGGGCCGGCGGCTGGGCACTGCCTATCGCCTGGAGGATGGCTCCATGGTCTATGTGCCGGAGCCGGAGGACGGAAGTCAGAGGTCAGGGGACAGATGA
- a CDS encoding dihydropteroate synthase, with translation MEIIGENMHIMNQAFLRAVESRDEEALVRLAGRQVDAGATALDINLGRNRNLGRLTPWLVETIQQGMAVPLLLSSHVLDQQRALDVHRGTATINAVTADPAELSRAMETAKFFQANLVVLLVSSELTPMDVNGRLHLALQVLETADKTGLDLEQLYLDPVISCRPDPATWGLGAGLPDIEVLLDSIGMLGELSKKKLKTIVAISNSSVCLAMGERSAWHCRLLPLLAAAGLDAVIMNCLDKNLMAVAKNPQLVLSVAA, from the coding sequence ATGGAAATCATCGGCGAAAACATGCATATTATGAACCAGGCTTTTCTGCGGGCCGTGGAAAGCCGGGACGAGGAGGCCCTTGTTCGTCTTGCCGGGCGCCAGGTCGATGCCGGGGCAACCGCACTTGATATCAATCTCGGCCGGAACAGGAATCTCGGCCGGCTCACCCCCTGGCTGGTGGAAACGATCCAGCAGGGCATGGCGGTCCCTCTCCTGCTCTCCAGCCATGTCCTGGACCAGCAGCGCGCCCTGGATGTCCATCGGGGAACCGCCACCATCAATGCGGTGACCGCTGACCCGGCGGAACTCTCCCGGGCCATGGAAACGGCAAAATTCTTCCAGGCGAACCTGGTGGTTCTCCTGGTCAGTTCCGAGCTTACCCCCATGGATGTGAACGGCCGGCTGCACCTTGCCCTCCAGGTGCTGGAAACAGCGGACAAGACAGGGCTGGACCTGGAGCAGCTTTATCTCGATCCGGTCATCTCCTGTCGTCCTGATCCGGCAACATGGGGCCTGGGCGCCGGTCTGCCGGATATCGAGGTGCTGCTCGACTCTATCGGAATGCTGGGAGAGTTGAGTAAAAAGAAACTGAAAACCATTGTCGCCATCTCCAATTCATCGGTCTGCCTTGCCATGGGCGAACGCTCTGCCTGGCATTGCCGGTTGCTGCCCCTGCTGGCCGCGGCCGGGCTTGACGCGGTGATCATGAACTGCCTTGATAAGAATTTAATGGCAGTGGCGAAAAATCCGCAGCTGGTGCTGTCCGTGGCAGCGTAG
- a CDS encoding DUF2162 domain-containing protein, producing MELKSLILGLAFSVGIFAVKSGAGLSYLFRREPGPLRRLAAVCGFLAGYGTVFWLAWFLVSRIDLLARLDTVMLFFKNGMTLHFLLAGLLLLWGVALLKKGPGSEAGSRGWLLLILPCPVCFSVILFSGGFLHILLPDVPWLFGWLFVGFTLVSLGSGLGLTLFGKGNAEHGLGTVMVLAALYFLLTIAVAPQFGDIERIYRLSRTGVTGLADSRLPLLLAGAGLAFAAGFIKTVWRSSWT from the coding sequence ATGGAACTGAAGTCCCTGATTCTCGGCCTTGCCTTTTCAGTGGGTATCTTCGCGGTTAAGAGCGGGGCCGGTCTTTCCTATCTGTTCAGGCGGGAACCAGGGCCGCTCAGGCGGCTTGCGGCTGTCTGCGGTTTTCTTGCCGGTTACGGAACCGTTTTCTGGCTGGCCTGGTTCCTGGTCAGCCGGATTGATCTTCTGGCCCGGCTGGATACGGTCATGCTTTTTTTCAAGAACGGGATGACCCTCCATTTTCTGCTGGCCGGACTGCTGCTTCTCTGGGGCGTGGCCTTACTGAAAAAGGGTCCCGGGTCGGAAGCAGGGAGCCGCGGCTGGCTGCTGCTTATCCTGCCCTGCCCGGTCTGTTTCTCGGTCATCCTGTTCAGCGGCGGTTTTCTGCACATATTGCTGCCCGATGTCCCCTGGCTCTTTGGCTGGCTTTTCGTGGGCTTCACCCTGGTGAGCCTTGGCAGCGGACTTGGCCTGACCTTGTTCGGCAAGGGCAATGCCGAGCATGGTCTGGGCACGGTCATGGTGCTGGCCGCCCTTTATTTTCTGCTCACCATCGCGGTGGCGCCGCAGTTCGGGGATATTGAACGGATCTACCGTTTGAGCCGGACAGGCGTCACCGGTCTGGCGGACAGCCGGCTGCCCCTGCTGCTGGCCGGAGCGGGCCTGGCCTTTGCCGCTGGTTTCATAAAAACCGTATGGAGGTCGTCATGGACATAA